In a genomic window of Fibrobacter sp. UWH4:
- the gdhA gene encoding NADP-specific glutamate dehydrogenase: MAIKNAYLHKVYDKVVARDPDQALFHQAVREFLESLDPVLEQDKSWETNGVIDRLVEPERVITFRVPWLDDKGNVQVNRGYRVQFNSAIGPYKGGIRLRNEVTLSMLKFLGFEQIFKNSLTTLPMGGGKGGSDFDPKGKSDNEVMRFCQSFMTELCKHVGADTDVPAGDQGTGAREIGYMFGQYKRIRNEFVGVLTGKGLSYGGSLARTEATGYGLCYFTREMLKDLANDSFQGKTVVISGSGNVAQFACQKATQLGGKVVTMSDSNGYIYDPNGINLDIVLDLKNVKRARISEYAKLVPGSEYHEGSKGVWTVKCDIALPCATQNELDLEGAKALIANGVKAVAEGANMPSTPEAIEAFQKAGVLFGPAKAANAGGVATSGLEMSQNSERLSWTFEEVDKKLEGVMKSIYAAASSAAVKYGQKGNLVMGANIAGFLKVADAMKWQGAV, from the coding sequence ATGGCAATCAAGAATGCTTACCTTCATAAGGTTTATGACAAGGTCGTCGCCCGTGATCCGGACCAGGCCCTCTTCCACCAGGCTGTCCGCGAATTCCTCGAATCCCTCGACCCCGTCCTCGAACAGGACAAGTCTTGGGAAACCAACGGCGTGATCGACCGCCTCGTCGAACCGGAACGCGTGATCACTTTCCGCGTACCTTGGCTCGATGACAAGGGTAACGTTCAGGTGAACCGTGGCTACCGCGTGCAGTTCAACTCCGCTATCGGCCCGTACAAGGGCGGTATCCGTCTCCGTAACGAAGTGACTCTTTCCATGCTGAAGTTCCTCGGCTTCGAACAGATCTTCAAGAACAGCTTGACCACGCTCCCCATGGGCGGCGGCAAGGGCGGTTCCGACTTCGATCCTAAGGGCAAGAGCGACAACGAAGTGATGCGTTTCTGCCAGTCCTTCATGACTGAACTCTGCAAGCACGTCGGTGCCGACACGGACGTTCCGGCTGGTGACCAGGGTACTGGCGCTCGCGAAATCGGTTACATGTTCGGTCAGTACAAGCGCATCCGCAACGAATTTGTGGGCGTTCTCACCGGTAAGGGCCTCTCCTACGGTGGTTCTCTCGCTCGTACCGAAGCTACCGGTTACGGCCTCTGCTACTTCACTCGTGAAATGCTCAAGGACCTCGCTAACGACTCCTTCCAGGGCAAGACCGTCGTGATTTCCGGTTCTGGTAACGTTGCCCAGTTCGCTTGCCAGAAGGCTACTCAGCTCGGTGGCAAGGTCGTGACCATGTCCGACTCCAACGGCTACATCTATGACCCGAACGGCATCAACCTCGACATCGTTCTCGACCTCAAGAACGTGAAGCGCGCTCGTATCAGCGAATACGCTAAGCTCGTTCCGGGTTCTGAATACCACGAAGGTTCTAAGGGCGTTTGGACTGTCAAGTGCGACATCGCTCTTCCGTGCGCAACTCAGAACGAACTCGACCTTGAAGGTGCCAAGGCCCTTATCGCTAACGGCGTGAAGGCCGTTGCCGAAGGTGCAAACATGCCGTCTACTCCGGAAGCTATCGAAGCCTTCCAGAAGGCTGGCGTTCTCTTTGGACCTGCCAAGGCTGCTAACGCTGGTGGCGTGGCTACCTCCGGCCTCGAAATGTCCCAGAACTCCGAACGTCTCTCCTGGACCTTCGAAGAAGTGGACAAGAAGCTCGAAGGCGTCATGAAGAGCATCTACGCCGCTGCTTCCTCTGCCGCTGTCAAGTACGGCCAGAAGGGCAACCTCGTGATGGGTGCAAACATCGCCGGCTTCCTCAAGGTTGCCGATGCCATGAAGTGGCAAGGTGCAGTGTAA
- a CDS encoding inositol monophosphatase family protein, with the protein MEYQNYLKVAEALAKEAGARCLEIQQNLGDVKYKSKKDVVTRADIASEKLIVEGLRKAFPEHSIRTEEAGVIEGTDPRFRWIIDPVDGTVNFSRGIPLWGISVALHFEGKPLVAVVNLPKLGELYTAVKGGGAFMNGKPIHVSDEADPVHAIVSNGDFNVGVAEKINAQNSKNFAAEAETFERVKCLGSAVIEGCFTACGRIDCFVMTMSYPWDIAAIALLVEEAGGKSTRIDGSTMQFVDGEQVAFSNGVLHEILLGCLK; encoded by the coding sequence ATGGAATATCAAAATTATTTAAAAGTGGCTGAGGCGCTTGCTAAAGAAGCGGGCGCTCGTTGTCTTGAAATACAACAGAACCTGGGCGATGTCAAGTACAAGTCCAAGAAAGACGTGGTGACCCGCGCCGATATCGCGAGTGAAAAGTTGATTGTGGAAGGACTCCGCAAGGCGTTTCCCGAACATTCGATTCGTACAGAAGAAGCGGGCGTTATCGAGGGGACCGACCCGCGTTTCCGCTGGATTATCGATCCGGTGGACGGTACGGTGAACTTTAGCCGCGGAATTCCCTTATGGGGAATTTCCGTTGCGCTCCACTTTGAAGGCAAACCGTTGGTGGCTGTAGTGAACTTGCCGAAGCTCGGCGAACTCTATACCGCAGTGAAGGGCGGGGGAGCGTTCATGAACGGCAAGCCGATTCACGTGAGCGATGAAGCGGATCCTGTGCATGCCATTGTCAGTAACGGCGACTTTAATGTGGGTGTTGCCGAAAAAATCAATGCGCAGAACTCGAAAAACTTTGCAGCCGAAGCTGAAACGTTCGAACGCGTGAAATGCCTGGGTTCGGCGGTGATCGAAGGTTGCTTTACGGCTTGCGGACGCATCGACTGTTTCGTGATGACGATGAGTTACCCCTGGGATATCGCGGCGATTGCGCTCCTGGTCGAGGAAGCGGGTGGAAAATCGACTCGTATTGACGGTTCGACGATGCAATTCGTTGATGGAGAACAAGTTGCGTTCTCTAACGGCGTTTTGCACGAAATTTTGTTGGGTTGCCTTAAATAG